Proteins encoded in a region of the Ptychodera flava strain L36383 chromosome 4, AS_Pfla_20210202, whole genome shotgun sequence genome:
- the LOC139132084 gene encoding nucleolar protein 58-like, with amino-acid sequence MGSRLSRQPNIFDRIVLQRDEEEKYAELLQKWEAAQVHLVAMEERVEKKSKKKRRFFKKRARKEIDRRKEILDAVWDIRDEFVSEMKKQRLVAYYRILNQQKKEQIERERKLLKDAQASLKEKIEKIKKREAAESCKEWIKERKACQGEDEVIEREMAERREKITQIRMRSAQRKEERAAPQKDSEIISLSSKPWPRSSKKGTFT; translated from the exons atgggTAGCAGACTTTCAAGGCAGCCTAACATCTTCGACAGAATTGTCTTGCAAAG AGACGAAGAGGAGAAGTATGCAGAATTGCTACAAAAGTGGGAAGCCGCGCAAGTTCATCTTGTTGCAATGGAGGAGAGGGTTGAGAAAAAGAGCAAGAAGAAGAGGCGGTTTTTTAAAAAGAGAGCGAGGAAAGAAATCGATCGCCGAAAGGAAATCCTTGACGCTGTCTGGGACATCAGAGATGAATTCGTCAGCGAGATGAAGAAACAACGCTTGGTGGCGTACTATAGAATACTAAACCAGCAGAAGAAGGAACAGATAGAACGAGAAAGGAAGCTATTAAAAGACGCACAAGCAAGTCTGAAggagaaaattgagaaaattaaaaagagaGAAGCGGCTGAGAGTTGCAAGGAATGGATCAAGGAAAGAAAAGCTTGCCAGGGAGAGGATGAGGTCATCGAACGTGAGATGGCCGAACGAAGGGAGAAAATTACTCAGATTAGGATGCGCAGTGCACAGAGAAAAGAAGAGAGAGCTGCCCCCCAAAAAGATTCGGAGATTATTTCGCTAAGCTCAAAGCCATGGCCAAGGTCGAGTAAAAAGGGAACGTTTACATAG
- the LOC139130432 gene encoding uncharacterized protein produces the protein MAKWVSVLSHMVNVHTHNDTLFPACLHGHLQGREARKQWLQPCKCRICGSVTMVKLERLLTSTALLQDIRQTSGQDMYCFSYHGQSCRTLLAISHFNENAGHNQQHTEGGEARYGLQFPKWKKSGYTVHKILPEPSFGKHFKNSHWKLCYCLSAGHILDFWFSGKLCHQR, from the exons ATGGCGAAATGGGTCTCTGTTCTCAGTCACATGGTTAATGTTCATACCCACAATGATACACTCTTTCCAGCATGTCTCCATGGACACTTGCAAGGTAGAGAAGCCAGAAAACAATGGCTGCAGCCATGTAAGTGTAGGATATGTG GTTCTGTCACAATGGTTAAACTGGAACGCCTTCTCACATCCACTGCACTGTTGCAAGATATCAGACAAACGTCAGGACAGGATATGTATTGCTTCTCATATCACGGACAGTCATGCAG GACACTGCTAGCCATATCGCACTTCAATGAAAATGCCGGACACAACCAACAGCATACAGAAGGTGGTGAGGCACGATATGGACTTCAATTTCCTAAGTGGAAGAAAAGCGGTTATACAGTGCACAAGATACTACCAGAGCCATCTTTTGGTAAACACTTTAAAAACTCTCATTGGAAACTTTGTTATTGTTTGTCAGCAGGGCATATACTAGACTTCTGGTTCAGTGGAAAACTATGTCACCAACGATGA